Proteins from a genomic interval of uncultured Desulfuromusa sp.:
- the rny gene encoding ribonuclease Y has translation MQTDILTIIFVLAALAVGIILGMVLRRKLSESTVNNARVEAEKLVDDAKKEADALRKEATIQAKDAVLQAKTDWEQEARQLRREIQSQENRLQQKEENLERKQDHIDQRGEDLNQRENQYRQQSEQLQKKSNEIEQIYTDQRKKLEDISGMSGEQAKQKLMDSMLSEARHDAAKGIKKIEEEAHEVADKKAKKIMALAIQRYAGDFVAEKTVSVVPLPSDEMKGRIIGREGRNIRAIEAATGIDLIIDDTPEAVVISGFNPVRREVARISLERLIADGRIHPARIEELVEKAQEEVDEEIRQAGEQATFDVGVHGIHPEIIKLLGMLKYRTSYGQNVLVHSIEVAFLCGMMASELGVNVKQAKRAGLLHDIGKAVSHEMEGSHAVNGGDLARKYGESPKIVHAISAHHEDEKPETVLAILTQASDALSGARPGARRETLETYVKRLRELEQIGTSFEGVTGCFAIQAGREIRVMVSSDQVSDDYSHVLAKDIAGKIEQEMTYPGQIRVNVIRETRAVEYAK, from the coding sequence GTGCAGACTGATATTTTAACAATTATATTCGTTCTGGCTGCTTTGGCAGTAGGAATTATTCTTGGTATGGTTTTGCGGCGGAAATTGTCGGAATCAACTGTCAATAATGCTCGAGTTGAGGCTGAGAAGCTGGTGGATGACGCGAAAAAAGAGGCTGACGCTCTCCGCAAGGAAGCCACCATTCAAGCTAAAGATGCTGTTCTTCAGGCAAAAACGGACTGGGAGCAGGAAGCCAGGCAATTGCGCCGGGAAATACAATCTCAAGAAAACCGTCTCCAGCAGAAAGAAGAAAACCTGGAGCGTAAGCAGGATCATATTGATCAGAGAGGCGAAGATCTAAATCAGCGGGAAAATCAATATCGACAACAAAGTGAGCAGTTGCAGAAAAAAAGCAATGAGATTGAGCAGATTTACACTGACCAGCGGAAAAAGCTGGAAGATATTTCTGGTATGAGCGGTGAACAGGCAAAGCAGAAGCTGATGGATTCAATGCTGAGCGAAGCGCGTCATGATGCCGCAAAAGGGATTAAAAAAATAGAAGAAGAGGCCCACGAAGTTGCGGACAAAAAAGCCAAAAAAATCATGGCATTGGCTATCCAACGCTATGCTGGAGATTTTGTTGCAGAAAAGACCGTCAGCGTTGTTCCTCTGCCCTCGGATGAAATGAAGGGACGTATTATCGGTCGTGAGGGGAGAAATATCCGCGCTATTGAAGCTGCAACAGGGATTGATTTGATTATTGATGATACCCCGGAAGCTGTTGTGATTTCGGGCTTTAATCCTGTTCGCAGGGAGGTTGCGCGGATTTCTTTGGAGCGACTTATTGCTGATGGTCGAATTCATCCCGCCAGGATTGAGGAATTGGTCGAAAAGGCTCAAGAGGAAGTTGATGAAGAGATCCGGCAGGCAGGAGAACAGGCGACCTTTGATGTCGGGGTGCATGGCATTCACCCTGAGATTATTAAATTGCTGGGTATGCTGAAGTATCGAACCTCTTACGGTCAAAACGTGCTGGTTCACTCCATTGAGGTCGCTTTCCTTTGCGGTATGATGGCCTCTGAGCTTGGAGTTAATGTCAAGCAGGCAAAGCGGGCTGGTTTGCTTCATGATATAGGTAAGGCTGTCAGTCACGAGATGGAAGGTTCTCATGCGGTCAACGGCGGTGATTTGGCGCGTAAATATGGCGAATCACCGAAGATTGTCCACGCAATTTCTGCGCACCATGAAGATGAAAAGCCGGAAACCGTCCTTGCTATTCTGACTCAAGCTTCTGATGCTCTCTCGGGTGCCCGACCCGGGGCGCGCAGAGAAACTCTTGAAACCTATGTTAAGCGGCTGCGTGAACTTGAACAGATCGGGACCTCTTTCGAGGGGGTAACCGGTTGCTTTGCGATTCAGGCGGGTCGCGAAATAAGGGTCATGGTTTCCAGTGATCAGGTCTCTGATGATTACTCCCATGTGCTGGCAAAAGATATCGCGGGTAAGATTGAGCAAGAGATGACGTATCCAGGGCAGATTCGCGTTAATGTCATCCGTGAAACCAGGGCCGTGGAATACGCCAAGTAG
- a CDS encoding TIGR00282 family metallophosphoesterase yields MRLLFVGDIVGRAGRKALTDHLDRLIDKHFVDLVVVNGENAAAGYGLTASVLRELFDAGVDVVTSGNHIWDKKEIMPVLEKESRLLRPANYPPGLPGHGSGVYETASGVKVGVLNLEGRVFMKNLDCPFRAADSLIAELEQVTPIIFVDFHAEATSEKQALGFYLDGRVSAVVGTHTHVQTADERILSAGTGYLTDVGMTGSQDAIIGNQKESATDRFLTQLPVRLEVAKKDPFLCGVLLTLNEETGRCEAIERIQQGS; encoded by the coding sequence GTGAGGCTGTTATTTGTCGGTGATATTGTTGGTCGCGCCGGAAGAAAGGCGCTGACTGATCATCTGGATCGGTTGATTGATAAGCATTTTGTTGATCTGGTTGTTGTTAACGGGGAAAATGCTGCCGCAGGCTATGGCTTGACCGCTTCGGTGTTGCGTGAGCTGTTCGATGCCGGTGTTGACGTGGTGACCTCAGGAAATCATATTTGGGATAAAAAAGAGATCATGCCGGTGCTGGAAAAGGAGTCGCGCCTGTTGCGTCCGGCAAATTATCCGCCCGGACTTCCCGGCCATGGCAGCGGTGTTTATGAAACGGCTTCCGGAGTTAAAGTCGGTGTGTTGAATCTGGAAGGGCGGGTCTTTATGAAGAATCTGGATTGCCCTTTTCGTGCAGCTGATTCTTTGATAGCAGAGCTGGAGCAGGTGACCCCCATTATCTTCGTCGATTTTCATGCCGAAGCAACCAGTGAAAAACAGGCCCTGGGGTTTTATCTGGACGGGCGAGTTTCGGCAGTCGTCGGAACTCATACCCATGTGCAGACTGCTGATGAGCGTATTTTGTCTGCAGGGACTGGTTATTTAACCGATGTTGGTATGACCGGAAGTCAGGATGCCATTATTGGAAACCAGAAAGAAAGTGCGACCGATCGTTTCCTGACTCAACTGCCGGTTAGACTTGAAGTTGCAAAAAAAGATCCGTTTCTTTGTGGAGTGCTGTTGACTCTTAACGAAGAGACGGGGCGTTGTGAGGCTATCGAGCGGATTCAGCAGGGCTCGTGA